One part of the Anopheles merus strain MAF chromosome 3L, AmerM5.1, whole genome shotgun sequence genome encodes these proteins:
- the LOC121599445 gene encoding POU domain, class 6, transcription factor 2-like isoform X4 — protein MEDGGADPENNNSSHCGMLGISMPCEGAGHDFSTVRKELEYANAIAAAHYGAASDKGDRILSYKLENRRRSEHCSRSNSPFLNPTPADLEGRCSNSSKPTGILRTVAQDKMSPLSMPTGPSATSTTAAAAAAAVAAAQVHLNGTMQDMINLQKLQSLAQLTGASVLGPSLGLPTSPLLGNSPLNLSLSGQNHSPQVLGLGPAAPIAAAAPQMPQLLLASGQIMQGIQGAQLLIPTSQGIATQTILTIPVGQQVISNMSSEALLQSLNFNNSLSETLSSQAAQAAAAAAAASGGLFAPPRDAQGTGSGGGLLSTQLLGSAAGAHSQQHSPKGLHYANHHHHHHHHHGDVKFKPNASSTSSSSCSSSSVVVSGASCMPSVHDTHRQQHLPPGHSLSSASASSNTLDHRSAVAGRMTPDMHRVKLQAGDSPKRISLVASSPPVSTHSRPASYASCSSSPYDKSMTLKRALSPPATLNCTTPGSSSSGSGHSSNGHLQVNVHSAISAASPRSPSDASAINRLGLPTGGVDLLPSKSKLSPGGSSSSGLPLTKDQPSSHPHASVSPLHHHSSSGPSAPGSTGRPGSCDLELIEQHQHQQQQHHRAPSADDLELEKPSTVGSSSGTVHQLQKRSHHSAASTPPPKLSPAGSTGRLSHSDDDDDDASNHEFLEEHPNELTINQTNCNVVDGIDLDDIKEFAKAFKLRRLSLGLTQTQVGQALSVTEGPAYSQSAICSALAAQMYCAAQLSSQQQQMYKSGQNHVPDFIGVEPSKKRKRRTSFTPQALELLNGHFERNTHPSGTEITGLAHQLGYEREVIRIWFCNKRQALKNTVRMMSKSFKMENT, from the exons AATAGAAGACGAAGTGAGCACTGTAGCCGGTCGAACAGTCCATTTCTCAACCCAACGCCGGCCGATCTAGAAGGCCGgtgtagcaacagcagcaaaccgACGGGAATCCTGCGTACCGTCGCCCAGGACAAGATGTCACCACTCTCGATGCCCACCGGCCCGAGCGCCACATCGACGACggccgccgcagccgccgcAGCCGTGGCCGCCGCCCAAGTACACCTGAACGGAACTA TGCAAGACATGATCAATCTGCAGAAGCTGCAAAGCCTAGCCCAGCTAACGGGCGCCAGCGTTCTCGGGCCGAGTTTGGGGCTGCCGACGTCCCCGCTGCTGGGCAACTCTCCCCTCAACCTAAGCCTCTCGGGTCAGAACCACAGCCCGCAGGTGTTGGGGCTCGGGCCGGCTGCCCCAATTGCAGCGGCCGCACCCCAGATGCCTCAGCTGCTGCTCGCGTCCGGTCAGATTATGCAGGGCATTCAAGGTGCCCAGCTACTCATACCGACGTCTCAAG GCATTGCAACACAAACCATCCTGACGATCCCGGTCGGACAGCAGGTGATATCCAACATGAGCAGTGAGGCGCTACTACAATCGCTGAACTTTAACAATTCGCTGAGCGAAACGCTTAGCTCGCAGGCGGCCCAGgcggccgctgctgccgctgccgccagTGGTGGTCTCTTCGCCCCACCGAGGGATGCCCAAGGAACCGGGTCCGGTGGTGGGTTGCTTTCGACGCAGCTGCTCGGTTCGGCGGCTGGAGCGCACTCGCAGCAACATTCCCCGAAAGGTTTGCACTACGccaaccatcaccaccatcaccaccatcaccatggAGATGTGAAGTTTAAGCCAAACGCttcctccacctcctcctcgtcctgcTCCTCTTCGTCGGTCGTCGTATCGGGGGCGAGCTGTATGCCCTCGGTTCATGATACCCACCGGCAGCAACACCTTCCGCCCGGCCACTCGCTGTCGTCCGCGTCTGCCTCCTCCAACACGCTCGACCATCGTTCGGCGGTCGCTGGTCGCATGACACCGGACATGCATCGGGTGAAACTGCAGGCGGGCGACTCGCCCAAGCGAATCTCGCTCGTCGCATCCTCTCCACCCGTGTCAACCCATAGCCGACCGGCCAGCTACGCCTCCTGCTCGTCCTCACCGTACGACAAATCGATGACGCTGAAGCGTGCCCTGTCGCCGCCGGCCACGCTGAACTGTACCACgccgggcagcagcagtagcggcaGCGGCCACTCCAGCAACGGCCATCTGCAGGTGAACGTCCACAGTGCCATCAGTGCAGCGAGTCCACGCTCTCCGTCGGACGCCAGTGCAATCAACAG ACTTGGTCTACCGACTGGTGGAGTGGATCTGCTCCCATCCAAGTCAAAGCTATCGCCCGGTGGTTCGTCCAGCTCTGGCCTACCGCTCACCAAGGATCAACCTTCAAGTCATCCCCATGCGTCAGTGTCGCCATTGCACCACCATTCCTCCTCGGGACCGTCGGCACCGGGATCGACTGGTCGGCCAGGGTCCTGCGATCTGGAGCTGATAgagcagcatcagcaccaacagcagcagcatcaccggGCTCCGTCGGCGGACGACCTGGAGCTAGAGAAACCGTCCACCGTCGGCAGTAGCAGTGGTACGGTGCATCAGCTACAGAAGCGATCCCATCACAGTGCAGCCAGCACGCCGCCACCGAAACTGAGTCCGGCCGGATCGACCGGCCGGCTATCGcacagcgacgacgacgatgacgacgcaTCGAACCACGAGTTTCTGGAAGAGCATCCAA ATGAGTTAACAATCAATCAAACTAATTGCAACGTGGTGGACGGTATCGATCTGGATGACATCAAGGAGTTCGCCAAGGCGTTCAAACTGCGGCGACTGTCGCTCGGGCTCACGCAAACCCAGGTCGGCCAGGCGCTGTCCGTCACCGAGGGACCTGCCTACAGCCAGAGTGCCATCTGCAG TGCTCTCGCCGCCCAGATGTATTGTGCAGCGCAACTTtcatcgcagcagcagcaaat GTACAAATCGGGCCAAAACCACGTGCCAGACTTTATCGGTGTGGAACCGTCCAAGAAGCGGAAACGAAGGACGTCCTTTACGCCGCAAGCGCTCGAGCTGCTGAACGGGCACTTCGAGCGCAACACGCATCCTTCCG GAACGGAAATTACCGGCCTAGCCCATCAGCTCGGGTACGAGCGGGAAGTTATACGCATCTGGTTCTGCAACAAACGCCAAGCGCTCAAGAACACCGTGCGGATGATGTCGAAGAGCTTCAAGATGGAGAATACTTAA
- the LOC121599445 gene encoding POU domain, class 6, transcription factor 2-like isoform X3, whose product MEDGGADPENNNSSHCGMLGISMPCEGAGHDFSTVRKELEYANAIAAAHYGAASDKGDRILSYKLENRRRSEHCSRSNSPFLNPTPADLEGRCSNSSKPTGILRTVAQDKMSPLSMPTGPSATSTTAAAAAAAVAAAQVHLNGTMQDMINLQKLQSLAQLTGASVLGPSLGLPTSPLLGNSPLNLSLSGQNHSPQVLGLGPAAPIAAAAPQMPQLLLASGQIMQGIQGAQLLIPTSQGIATQTILTIPVGQQVISNMSSEALLQSLNFNNSLSETLSSQAAQAAAAAAAASGGLFAPPRDAQGTGSGGGLLSTQLLGSAAGAHSQQHSPKGLHYANHHHHHHHHHGDVKFKPNASSTSSSSCSSSSVVVSGASCMPSVHDTHRQQHLPPGHSLSSASASSNTLDHRSAVAGRMTPDMHRVKLQAGDSPKRISLVASSPPVSTHSRPASYASCSSSPYDKSMTLKRALSPPATLNCTTPGSSSSGSGHSSNGHLQVNVHSAISAASPRSPSDASAINRLGLPTGGVDLLPSKSKLSPGGSSSSGLPLTKDQPSSHPHASVSPLHHHSSSGPSAPGSTGRPGSCDLELIEQHQHQQQQHHRAPSADDLELEKPSTVGSSSGTVHQLQKRSHHSAASTPPPKLSPAGSTGRLSHSDDDDDDASNHEFLEEHPNELTINQTNCNVVDGIDLDDIKEFAKAFKLRRLSLGLTQTQVGQALSVTEGPAYSQSAICSALAAQMYCAAQLSSQQQQIHSSRYKSGQNHVPDFIGVEPSKKRKRRTSFTPQALELLNGHFERNTHPSGTEITGLAHQLGYEREVIRIWFCNKRQALKNTVRMMSKSFKMENT is encoded by the exons AATAGAAGACGAAGTGAGCACTGTAGCCGGTCGAACAGTCCATTTCTCAACCCAACGCCGGCCGATCTAGAAGGCCGgtgtagcaacagcagcaaaccgACGGGAATCCTGCGTACCGTCGCCCAGGACAAGATGTCACCACTCTCGATGCCCACCGGCCCGAGCGCCACATCGACGACggccgccgcagccgccgcAGCCGTGGCCGCCGCCCAAGTACACCTGAACGGAACTA TGCAAGACATGATCAATCTGCAGAAGCTGCAAAGCCTAGCCCAGCTAACGGGCGCCAGCGTTCTCGGGCCGAGTTTGGGGCTGCCGACGTCCCCGCTGCTGGGCAACTCTCCCCTCAACCTAAGCCTCTCGGGTCAGAACCACAGCCCGCAGGTGTTGGGGCTCGGGCCGGCTGCCCCAATTGCAGCGGCCGCACCCCAGATGCCTCAGCTGCTGCTCGCGTCCGGTCAGATTATGCAGGGCATTCAAGGTGCCCAGCTACTCATACCGACGTCTCAAG GCATTGCAACACAAACCATCCTGACGATCCCGGTCGGACAGCAGGTGATATCCAACATGAGCAGTGAGGCGCTACTACAATCGCTGAACTTTAACAATTCGCTGAGCGAAACGCTTAGCTCGCAGGCGGCCCAGgcggccgctgctgccgctgccgccagTGGTGGTCTCTTCGCCCCACCGAGGGATGCCCAAGGAACCGGGTCCGGTGGTGGGTTGCTTTCGACGCAGCTGCTCGGTTCGGCGGCTGGAGCGCACTCGCAGCAACATTCCCCGAAAGGTTTGCACTACGccaaccatcaccaccatcaccaccatcaccatggAGATGTGAAGTTTAAGCCAAACGCttcctccacctcctcctcgtcctgcTCCTCTTCGTCGGTCGTCGTATCGGGGGCGAGCTGTATGCCCTCGGTTCATGATACCCACCGGCAGCAACACCTTCCGCCCGGCCACTCGCTGTCGTCCGCGTCTGCCTCCTCCAACACGCTCGACCATCGTTCGGCGGTCGCTGGTCGCATGACACCGGACATGCATCGGGTGAAACTGCAGGCGGGCGACTCGCCCAAGCGAATCTCGCTCGTCGCATCCTCTCCACCCGTGTCAACCCATAGCCGACCGGCCAGCTACGCCTCCTGCTCGTCCTCACCGTACGACAAATCGATGACGCTGAAGCGTGCCCTGTCGCCGCCGGCCACGCTGAACTGTACCACgccgggcagcagcagtagcggcaGCGGCCACTCCAGCAACGGCCATCTGCAGGTGAACGTCCACAGTGCCATCAGTGCAGCGAGTCCACGCTCTCCGTCGGACGCCAGTGCAATCAACAG ACTTGGTCTACCGACTGGTGGAGTGGATCTGCTCCCATCCAAGTCAAAGCTATCGCCCGGTGGTTCGTCCAGCTCTGGCCTACCGCTCACCAAGGATCAACCTTCAAGTCATCCCCATGCGTCAGTGTCGCCATTGCACCACCATTCCTCCTCGGGACCGTCGGCACCGGGATCGACTGGTCGGCCAGGGTCCTGCGATCTGGAGCTGATAgagcagcatcagcaccaacagcagcagcatcaccggGCTCCGTCGGCGGACGACCTGGAGCTAGAGAAACCGTCCACCGTCGGCAGTAGCAGTGGTACGGTGCATCAGCTACAGAAGCGATCCCATCACAGTGCAGCCAGCACGCCGCCACCGAAACTGAGTCCGGCCGGATCGACCGGCCGGCTATCGcacagcgacgacgacgatgacgacgcaTCGAACCACGAGTTTCTGGAAGAGCATCCAA ATGAGTTAACAATCAATCAAACTAATTGCAACGTGGTGGACGGTATCGATCTGGATGACATCAAGGAGTTCGCCAAGGCGTTCAAACTGCGGCGACTGTCGCTCGGGCTCACGCAAACCCAGGTCGGCCAGGCGCTGTCCGTCACCGAGGGACCTGCCTACAGCCAGAGTGCCATCTGCAG TGCTCTCGCCGCCCAGATGTATTGTGCAGCGCAACTTtcatcgcagcagcagcaaat TCATTCATCTAGGTACAAATCGGGCCAAAACCACGTGCCAGACTTTATCGGTGTGGAACCGTCCAAGAAGCGGAAACGAAGGACGTCCTTTACGCCGCAAGCGCTCGAGCTGCTGAACGGGCACTTCGAGCGCAACACGCATCCTTCCG GAACGGAAATTACCGGCCTAGCCCATCAGCTCGGGTACGAGCGGGAAGTTATACGCATCTGGTTCTGCAACAAACGCCAAGCGCTCAAGAACACCGTGCGGATGATGTCGAAGAGCTTCAAGATGGAGAATACTTAA
- the LOC121599445 gene encoding POU domain, class 6, transcription factor 2-like isoform X2 encodes MEDGGADPENNNSSHCGMLGISMPCEGAGHDFSTVRKELEYANAIAAAHYGAASDKGDRILSYKLENRRRSEHCSRSNSPFLNPTPADLEGRCSNSSKPTGILRTVAQDKMSPLSMPTGPSATSTTAAAAAAAVAAAQVHLNGTMQDMINLQKLQSLAQLTGASVLGPSLGLPTSPLLGNSPLNLSLSGQNHSPQVLGLGPAAPIAAAAPQMPQLLLASGQIMQGIQGAQLLIPTSQGIATQTILTIPVGQQVISNMSSEALLQSLNFNNSLSETLSSQAAQAAAAAAAASGGLFAPPRDAQGTGSGGGLLSTQLLGSAAGAHSQQHSPKGLHYANHHHHHHHHHGDVKFKPNASSTSSSSCSSSSVVVSGASCMPSVHDTHRQQHLPPGHSLSSASASSNTLDHRSAVAGRMTPDMHRVKLQAGDSPKRISLVASSPPVSTHSRPASYASCSSSPYDKSMTLKRALSPPATLNCTTPGSSSSGSGHSSNGHLQVNVHSAISAASPRSPSDASAINRLGLPTGGVDLLPSKSKLSPGGSSSSGLPLTKDQPSSHPHASVSPLHHHSSSGPSAPGSTGRPGSCDLELIEQHQHQQQQHHRAPSADDLELEKPSTVGSSSGTVHQLQKRSHHSAASTPPPKLSPAGSTGRLSHSDDDDDDASNHEFLEEHPNELTINQTNCNVVDGIDLDDIKEFAKAFKLRRLSLGLTQTQVGQALSVTEGPAYSQSAICSALAAQMYCAAQLSSQQQQMFEKLDITPKSAQKIKPVLERWMKEAEERYKSGQNHVPDFIGVEPSKKRKRRTSFTPQALELLNGHFERNTHPSGTEITGLAHQLGYEREVIRIWFCNKRQALKNTVRMMSKSFKMENT; translated from the exons AATAGAAGACGAAGTGAGCACTGTAGCCGGTCGAACAGTCCATTTCTCAACCCAACGCCGGCCGATCTAGAAGGCCGgtgtagcaacagcagcaaaccgACGGGAATCCTGCGTACCGTCGCCCAGGACAAGATGTCACCACTCTCGATGCCCACCGGCCCGAGCGCCACATCGACGACggccgccgcagccgccgcAGCCGTGGCCGCCGCCCAAGTACACCTGAACGGAACTA TGCAAGACATGATCAATCTGCAGAAGCTGCAAAGCCTAGCCCAGCTAACGGGCGCCAGCGTTCTCGGGCCGAGTTTGGGGCTGCCGACGTCCCCGCTGCTGGGCAACTCTCCCCTCAACCTAAGCCTCTCGGGTCAGAACCACAGCCCGCAGGTGTTGGGGCTCGGGCCGGCTGCCCCAATTGCAGCGGCCGCACCCCAGATGCCTCAGCTGCTGCTCGCGTCCGGTCAGATTATGCAGGGCATTCAAGGTGCCCAGCTACTCATACCGACGTCTCAAG GCATTGCAACACAAACCATCCTGACGATCCCGGTCGGACAGCAGGTGATATCCAACATGAGCAGTGAGGCGCTACTACAATCGCTGAACTTTAACAATTCGCTGAGCGAAACGCTTAGCTCGCAGGCGGCCCAGgcggccgctgctgccgctgccgccagTGGTGGTCTCTTCGCCCCACCGAGGGATGCCCAAGGAACCGGGTCCGGTGGTGGGTTGCTTTCGACGCAGCTGCTCGGTTCGGCGGCTGGAGCGCACTCGCAGCAACATTCCCCGAAAGGTTTGCACTACGccaaccatcaccaccatcaccaccatcaccatggAGATGTGAAGTTTAAGCCAAACGCttcctccacctcctcctcgtcctgcTCCTCTTCGTCGGTCGTCGTATCGGGGGCGAGCTGTATGCCCTCGGTTCATGATACCCACCGGCAGCAACACCTTCCGCCCGGCCACTCGCTGTCGTCCGCGTCTGCCTCCTCCAACACGCTCGACCATCGTTCGGCGGTCGCTGGTCGCATGACACCGGACATGCATCGGGTGAAACTGCAGGCGGGCGACTCGCCCAAGCGAATCTCGCTCGTCGCATCCTCTCCACCCGTGTCAACCCATAGCCGACCGGCCAGCTACGCCTCCTGCTCGTCCTCACCGTACGACAAATCGATGACGCTGAAGCGTGCCCTGTCGCCGCCGGCCACGCTGAACTGTACCACgccgggcagcagcagtagcggcaGCGGCCACTCCAGCAACGGCCATCTGCAGGTGAACGTCCACAGTGCCATCAGTGCAGCGAGTCCACGCTCTCCGTCGGACGCCAGTGCAATCAACAG ACTTGGTCTACCGACTGGTGGAGTGGATCTGCTCCCATCCAAGTCAAAGCTATCGCCCGGTGGTTCGTCCAGCTCTGGCCTACCGCTCACCAAGGATCAACCTTCAAGTCATCCCCATGCGTCAGTGTCGCCATTGCACCACCATTCCTCCTCGGGACCGTCGGCACCGGGATCGACTGGTCGGCCAGGGTCCTGCGATCTGGAGCTGATAgagcagcatcagcaccaacagcagcagcatcaccggGCTCCGTCGGCGGACGACCTGGAGCTAGAGAAACCGTCCACCGTCGGCAGTAGCAGTGGTACGGTGCATCAGCTACAGAAGCGATCCCATCACAGTGCAGCCAGCACGCCGCCACCGAAACTGAGTCCGGCCGGATCGACCGGCCGGCTATCGcacagcgacgacgacgatgacgacgcaTCGAACCACGAGTTTCTGGAAGAGCATCCAA ATGAGTTAACAATCAATCAAACTAATTGCAACGTGGTGGACGGTATCGATCTGGATGACATCAAGGAGTTCGCCAAGGCGTTCAAACTGCGGCGACTGTCGCTCGGGCTCACGCAAACCCAGGTCGGCCAGGCGCTGTCCGTCACCGAGGGACCTGCCTACAGCCAGAGTGCCATCTGCAG TGCTCTCGCCGCCCAGATGTATTGTGCAGCGCAACTTtcatcgcagcagcagcaaat GTTTGAAAAGTTAGACATTACTCCCAAAAGCgcacaaaaaatcaaacccgTGCTCGAGCGCTGGATGAAGGAGGCGGAAGAAAG GTACAAATCGGGCCAAAACCACGTGCCAGACTTTATCGGTGTGGAACCGTCCAAGAAGCGGAAACGAAGGACGTCCTTTACGCCGCAAGCGCTCGAGCTGCTGAACGGGCACTTCGAGCGCAACACGCATCCTTCCG GAACGGAAATTACCGGCCTAGCCCATCAGCTCGGGTACGAGCGGGAAGTTATACGCATCTGGTTCTGCAACAAACGCCAAGCGCTCAAGAACACCGTGCGGATGATGTCGAAGAGCTTCAAGATGGAGAATACTTAA
- the LOC121599445 gene encoding POU domain, class 6, transcription factor 2-like isoform X1, protein MEDGGADPENNNSSHCGMLGISMPCEGAGHDFSTVRKELEYANAIAAAHYGAASDKGDRILSYKLENRRRSEHCSRSNSPFLNPTPADLEGRCSNSSKPTGILRTVAQDKMSPLSMPTGPSATSTTAAAAAAAVAAAQVHLNGTMQDMINLQKLQSLAQLTGASVLGPSLGLPTSPLLGNSPLNLSLSGQNHSPQVLGLGPAAPIAAAAPQMPQLLLASGQIMQGIQGAQLLIPTSQGIATQTILTIPVGQQVISNMSSEALLQSLNFNNSLSETLSSQAAQAAAAAAAASGGLFAPPRDAQGTGSGGGLLSTQLLGSAAGAHSQQHSPKGLHYANHHHHHHHHHGDVKFKPNASSTSSSSCSSSSVVVSGASCMPSVHDTHRQQHLPPGHSLSSASASSNTLDHRSAVAGRMTPDMHRVKLQAGDSPKRISLVASSPPVSTHSRPASYASCSSSPYDKSMTLKRALSPPATLNCTTPGSSSSGSGHSSNGHLQVNVHSAISAASPRSPSDASAINRLGLPTGGVDLLPSKSKLSPGGSSSSGLPLTKDQPSSHPHASVSPLHHHSSSGPSAPGSTGRPGSCDLELIEQHQHQQQQHHRAPSADDLELEKPSTVGSSSGTVHQLQKRSHHSAASTPPPKLSPAGSTGRLSHSDDDDDDASNHEFLEEHPNELTINQTNCNVVDGIDLDDIKEFAKAFKLRRLSLGLTQTQVGQALSVTEGPAYSQSAICSALAAQMYCAAQLSSQQQQMFEKLDITPKSAQKIKPVLERWMKEAEESHSSRYKSGQNHVPDFIGVEPSKKRKRRTSFTPQALELLNGHFERNTHPSGTEITGLAHQLGYEREVIRIWFCNKRQALKNTVRMMSKSFKMENT, encoded by the exons AATAGAAGACGAAGTGAGCACTGTAGCCGGTCGAACAGTCCATTTCTCAACCCAACGCCGGCCGATCTAGAAGGCCGgtgtagcaacagcagcaaaccgACGGGAATCCTGCGTACCGTCGCCCAGGACAAGATGTCACCACTCTCGATGCCCACCGGCCCGAGCGCCACATCGACGACggccgccgcagccgccgcAGCCGTGGCCGCCGCCCAAGTACACCTGAACGGAACTA TGCAAGACATGATCAATCTGCAGAAGCTGCAAAGCCTAGCCCAGCTAACGGGCGCCAGCGTTCTCGGGCCGAGTTTGGGGCTGCCGACGTCCCCGCTGCTGGGCAACTCTCCCCTCAACCTAAGCCTCTCGGGTCAGAACCACAGCCCGCAGGTGTTGGGGCTCGGGCCGGCTGCCCCAATTGCAGCGGCCGCACCCCAGATGCCTCAGCTGCTGCTCGCGTCCGGTCAGATTATGCAGGGCATTCAAGGTGCCCAGCTACTCATACCGACGTCTCAAG GCATTGCAACACAAACCATCCTGACGATCCCGGTCGGACAGCAGGTGATATCCAACATGAGCAGTGAGGCGCTACTACAATCGCTGAACTTTAACAATTCGCTGAGCGAAACGCTTAGCTCGCAGGCGGCCCAGgcggccgctgctgccgctgccgccagTGGTGGTCTCTTCGCCCCACCGAGGGATGCCCAAGGAACCGGGTCCGGTGGTGGGTTGCTTTCGACGCAGCTGCTCGGTTCGGCGGCTGGAGCGCACTCGCAGCAACATTCCCCGAAAGGTTTGCACTACGccaaccatcaccaccatcaccaccatcaccatggAGATGTGAAGTTTAAGCCAAACGCttcctccacctcctcctcgtcctgcTCCTCTTCGTCGGTCGTCGTATCGGGGGCGAGCTGTATGCCCTCGGTTCATGATACCCACCGGCAGCAACACCTTCCGCCCGGCCACTCGCTGTCGTCCGCGTCTGCCTCCTCCAACACGCTCGACCATCGTTCGGCGGTCGCTGGTCGCATGACACCGGACATGCATCGGGTGAAACTGCAGGCGGGCGACTCGCCCAAGCGAATCTCGCTCGTCGCATCCTCTCCACCCGTGTCAACCCATAGCCGACCGGCCAGCTACGCCTCCTGCTCGTCCTCACCGTACGACAAATCGATGACGCTGAAGCGTGCCCTGTCGCCGCCGGCCACGCTGAACTGTACCACgccgggcagcagcagtagcggcaGCGGCCACTCCAGCAACGGCCATCTGCAGGTGAACGTCCACAGTGCCATCAGTGCAGCGAGTCCACGCTCTCCGTCGGACGCCAGTGCAATCAACAG ACTTGGTCTACCGACTGGTGGAGTGGATCTGCTCCCATCCAAGTCAAAGCTATCGCCCGGTGGTTCGTCCAGCTCTGGCCTACCGCTCACCAAGGATCAACCTTCAAGTCATCCCCATGCGTCAGTGTCGCCATTGCACCACCATTCCTCCTCGGGACCGTCGGCACCGGGATCGACTGGTCGGCCAGGGTCCTGCGATCTGGAGCTGATAgagcagcatcagcaccaacagcagcagcatcaccggGCTCCGTCGGCGGACGACCTGGAGCTAGAGAAACCGTCCACCGTCGGCAGTAGCAGTGGTACGGTGCATCAGCTACAGAAGCGATCCCATCACAGTGCAGCCAGCACGCCGCCACCGAAACTGAGTCCGGCCGGATCGACCGGCCGGCTATCGcacagcgacgacgacgatgacgacgcaTCGAACCACGAGTTTCTGGAAGAGCATCCAA ATGAGTTAACAATCAATCAAACTAATTGCAACGTGGTGGACGGTATCGATCTGGATGACATCAAGGAGTTCGCCAAGGCGTTCAAACTGCGGCGACTGTCGCTCGGGCTCACGCAAACCCAGGTCGGCCAGGCGCTGTCCGTCACCGAGGGACCTGCCTACAGCCAGAGTGCCATCTGCAG TGCTCTCGCCGCCCAGATGTATTGTGCAGCGCAACTTtcatcgcagcagcagcaaat GTTTGAAAAGTTAGACATTACTCCCAAAAGCgcacaaaaaatcaaacccgTGCTCGAGCGCTGGATGAAGGAGGCGGAAGAAAG TCATTCATCTAGGTACAAATCGGGCCAAAACCACGTGCCAGACTTTATCGGTGTGGAACCGTCCAAGAAGCGGAAACGAAGGACGTCCTTTACGCCGCAAGCGCTCGAGCTGCTGAACGGGCACTTCGAGCGCAACACGCATCCTTCCG GAACGGAAATTACCGGCCTAGCCCATCAGCTCGGGTACGAGCGGGAAGTTATACGCATCTGGTTCTGCAACAAACGCCAAGCGCTCAAGAACACCGTGCGGATGATGTCGAAGAGCTTCAAGATGGAGAATACTTAA